In Gopherus flavomarginatus isolate rGopFla2 chromosome 1, rGopFla2.mat.asm, whole genome shotgun sequence, a single genomic region encodes these proteins:
- the LOC127044400 gene encoding olfactory receptor 52B2-like, with amino-acid sequence MPAGNHTFFAPVTYILAGIPGMEESHVWISIPFCLMYIVTLIGNSLLLFIILTEQSLHQPMYLFVSMLAAVDLLLSITAVPKMLAVFWFGAGEISFAACLTQMFFIHVSFIAESAILLAMAFDRYVAICNPLRYTIILTKSVTGKMGLAVVTRSFCFIFPVLFLVKQLKFCGTNLLPHTYCDYVDIARLACDDITVNFWYGTVVGTLVIGLDAVLIAVSYGLILRAVFQLPSKDARLKALRTCGSHLCVILMFYTPVFLPIFAHQFGQIVPSYILILLANLCVLIPPMLNPIVYGVTRKEILKRVIFVFHRWYRRSSLLS; translated from the coding sequence ATGCCAGCTGGCAATCACACCTTTTTTGCCCCCGTGACCTACATCCTGGCTGGCATCCCAGGTATGGAGGAGtctcatgtctggatctccatccccttctgtctGATGTACATTGTGACACTTATTGGGAACTCTCTCCTACTATTCATCATACTAACAGAACAAAGCCTCCATCAGCCCATGTATCTATTCGTGTCCATGCTGGCTGCTGTTGATCTGCTCTTATCTATCACAGCagtgcccaagatgctggctgtattctggtttggagcaggggaaatttcttttgctgcctgcctgacccagatgttcttcatccatgtcAGTTTTATTGCTGAGTCGGccatcctgctggccatggcgtttgaTCGGTACGTTGCCATCTGCAACCCCCTGAGATACACCATCATACTAACCAAGTCTGTGACCGGGAAGATGGGGCTGGCAGTtgtcacaagaagtttctgtttcattttccccGTCCTCTTTCTTGTGAAGCAGCTGAAGTTCTGCGgaaccaacctcctgcctcacaccTATTGTGACTACGTTGACATAGCCCGGCTGGCCTGCGACGACATCACAGTCAATTTCTGGTATGGTACAGTTGTGGGTACTTTAGTAATTGGCTTGGATGCTGTGCTCATTGCTGTATCTTATGGGCTGATCCTCAGGGCCGTTTTCCAACTCCCATCGAAGGACGCCCGGCTCAAGGCTCTCCGCACCTGCGGCTCCCACCTCTGTGTCATACTGATGTTCTACACACCAGTCTTTTTACCCATTTTTGCACATCAATTTGGGCAAATCGTCCCAAGTTATATTCTCATCCTACTAGCCAACCTCTGTGTGCTCattccccccatgttaaaccccatcgttTATGGGGTGACCAGAAAAGAGATCCTGAAACGGGTGATCTTTGTGTTTCATCGATGGTACAGGAGAagctccctgctgagctaa